In one window of Anaerobacillus alkaliphilus DNA:
- a CDS encoding M81 family metallopeptidase, with product MKILIGQIAHETNTFSTVKTTVEDFKSWQWYEDEEVVSNHRNVRDFLGGMIDKAEELEIEMVPGFSTFAMPSGIITSETNQRLKNELLDRVLNKEFDAICLSLHGAGVAEDTFDLEGDILEAVRAAVGEKVPIVVTLDLHGNLTEKMVKYADVLLGVNYYPHVDCYERGREAVGLAKEMLEGKLIPTMYLKTLPLLIPTSTTNQRPAKTVNEVCWEQEKKEGVFDCTFFHGFPYTDIPELGVSVLTITNNQPQLAKEIAAVVSQKIWELREDFFPKIASPREGIKVALEIEGGPVVINETSDNPGGGTPGDGTHLLSALLEEGVRDTCFGFICDPEVVNLAHHEGVGKTIDVLLGGKTDAMHGQPLAVQAYIKTLADGTFIQSSPMGRGSKVSYGKSVRLVVNGIDIIVCSKKSQVLDEQIFLLHGIDVRSYKIVALKSSQHFRAGFEPIAKEIITVDSPGLSSFQLDSFTHTRLEKPMYPFSKETVFTEAPLKN from the coding sequence GTGAAAATTTTAATAGGGCAAATTGCACACGAAACAAATACCTTTTCCACGGTTAAAACGACAGTGGAAGATTTTAAATCTTGGCAATGGTATGAAGATGAAGAAGTAGTAAGTAATCATCGAAACGTGCGTGACTTTCTTGGGGGGATGATTGATAAGGCAGAAGAGTTAGAGATAGAAATGGTACCTGGTTTCTCAACTTTTGCTATGCCCTCTGGAATTATTACAAGTGAAACAAACCAAAGGTTAAAAAATGAATTACTCGATCGAGTCCTGAATAAGGAGTTTGATGCGATCTGTTTATCTCTTCACGGTGCAGGTGTGGCTGAAGACACCTTTGACCTTGAAGGCGATATTTTAGAAGCCGTAAGAGCTGCAGTTGGAGAAAAGGTTCCGATAGTTGTCACCTTGGACCTACATGGTAATCTCACTGAAAAAATGGTTAAGTATGCAGATGTTTTACTTGGTGTTAACTATTACCCGCATGTAGATTGCTATGAGAGAGGGAGGGAAGCTGTCGGGTTAGCAAAAGAGATGTTAGAAGGAAAGCTTATCCCTACTATGTATTTAAAAACACTACCTTTACTCATACCGACATCGACGACAAACCAGAGACCAGCAAAGACGGTTAATGAGGTATGTTGGGAACAAGAGAAGAAGGAGGGAGTTTTTGATTGTACATTTTTTCACGGATTTCCATATACCGACATTCCAGAATTAGGTGTCTCTGTCTTAACAATCACGAATAACCAACCACAATTAGCGAAAGAAATTGCAGCTGTGGTTAGCCAGAAAATTTGGGAGTTACGGGAAGACTTTTTTCCGAAAATTGCTTCACCAAGAGAAGGGATTAAGGTAGCTCTAGAGATAGAGGGCGGGCCAGTAGTTATCAATGAAACTTCAGATAATCCAGGAGGAGGTACACCAGGTGATGGAACACATCTATTATCTGCCTTATTAGAGGAAGGAGTTAGAGACACTTGCTTTGGCTTTATTTGTGACCCAGAAGTGGTTAATTTAGCTCATCATGAAGGTGTAGGGAAAACAATTGATGTCTTATTAGGAGGAAAAACAGACGCAATGCACGGTCAGCCGTTAGCTGTTCAAGCTTACATAAAAACATTAGCTGATGGAACGTTTATTCAATCATCACCGATGGGCCGTGGTTCGAAGGTTAGTTATGGCAAGTCAGTAAGGCTTGTAGTAAATGGAATAGATATTATCGTTTGCTCAAAAAAGTCACAGGTGTTGGACGAACAAATATTTCTACTACACGGAATTGATGTTAGATCTTATAAGATTGTCGCATTAAAATCGAGTCAACATTTCCGAGCAGGGTTTGAACCGATTGCCAAGGAAATTATAACCGTTGACTCACCAGGATTAAGTAGTTTTCAGTTAGACTCCTTTACTCACACTAGGTTGGAAAAACCGATGTACCCTTTTTCAAAGGAAACGGTTTTTACAGAGGCACCGTTGAAAAATTGA
- the menC gene encoding o-succinylbenzoate synthase: MKINRVDLKQVKMPLKAPFETSFGRLTYKEMIIVTVYSEGYVGYGESVAMPFPIYNEETNGTVWSMLEEFLIPRVFETEIEHPSEVSDLFSFMKRNNMAKAALECAIWDLYSKQKSISLSEALGGKLTEIEVGVSIGIEDTVEALLLKVDQFLKEGYKKIKVKIKPGWDIEPLRAIRETFGYEIPLMADANSAYTLADIETLKKLDEFKLMMIEQPLAHDDIIDHAKLQQEISTPVCLDESIHSLDDARKAIELGSCKIINIKIGRVGGLSESIRIHDYCAQNNIPVWCGGMLEAGIGRAHNIAIASLSNFTIPGDTSASDRYWQEDIIYPEVTLSKPGIVTVPTETGIGFKVEEKIISKYVVKECEYFSENYKNIKSGTT, encoded by the coding sequence GTGAAAATAAATCGCGTTGATTTAAAACAAGTAAAAATGCCATTAAAAGCTCCATTTGAAACTAGCTTTGGAAGACTCACCTACAAGGAAATGATTATAGTTACTGTTTACAGTGAAGGATATGTGGGTTATGGAGAAAGTGTTGCGATGCCTTTTCCAATTTATAACGAAGAAACAAATGGGACGGTCTGGAGCATGCTTGAGGAATTCTTAATTCCACGAGTATTCGAAACAGAAATTGAACATCCAAGTGAAGTGTCGGATTTGTTTTCTTTTATGAAACGGAACAACATGGCTAAAGCCGCTTTGGAGTGCGCAATTTGGGACTTATATAGTAAACAAAAAAGCATTTCTTTATCAGAAGCGTTAGGTGGGAAGCTCACCGAAATAGAAGTAGGGGTAAGTATTGGAATTGAGGACACTGTTGAAGCGTTGTTACTGAAAGTTGATCAATTCCTTAAAGAAGGTTATAAGAAAATCAAAGTGAAAATCAAACCAGGCTGGGACATCGAGCCACTAAGAGCGATTCGTGAAACTTTTGGATACGAAATTCCCCTAATGGCTGACGCAAACTCAGCTTATACATTAGCAGATATTGAAACGCTAAAAAAGTTAGATGAATTTAAACTAATGATGATAGAACAACCTTTGGCCCACGACGATATTATTGACCATGCGAAATTACAACAGGAGATCTCTACCCCTGTGTGTCTAGACGAAAGTATTCATTCATTAGATGATGCTAGAAAGGCGATTGAATTAGGTAGCTGTAAAATTATTAACATAAAAATTGGTAGGGTCGGTGGTTTATCAGAGTCAATCAGAATTCATGACTATTGTGCCCAAAATAATATACCAGTTTGGTGTGGAGGAATGTTAGAAGCTGGCATTGGTAGAGCGCACAATATTGCCATTGCTTCATTAAGTAATTTTACAATTCCAGGTGATACGTCAGCGTCTGATCGCTATTGGCAGGAAGATATTATATACCCAGAAGTTACGTTGTCAAAGCCAGGAATAGTGACTGTTCCAACAGAAACTGGGATAGGTTTTAAAGTTGAAGAGAAGATCATTTCTAAATATGTGGTCAAAGAGTGTGAATATTTTTCAGAAAATTACAAAAACATTAAATCAGGTACTACTTAA